From a single Pyxicephalus adspersus chromosome 11, UCB_Pads_2.0, whole genome shotgun sequence genomic region:
- the LOC140340554 gene encoding E3 ubiquitin-protein ligase TRIM39-like, which produces MAAVGVKDELECSICLCIYNNPITLICGHSFCHDCIDMLWQDKQNGDYECPECKKKFHARPKLNKNIALSNIVARISSSCSDEENSLCTIHNKMLKYFCFNDSICVCGLCIIVEHKGHQVEPLPEACEKMIEEISDVFQQLTLKEQEIDKRVINLESYKTKVEKQASNVRERIDSMFYKIKEQLDHLQKQFNDEVTNQVRHLTQPVLEQLQKLTMLKDDVSKGIDGIEGLETITEPLNFLLECSTCKKNINDIQDPPLLGDLDEMQLILKLQNRMPGFMSGLKAQKLFYLQPIADISLDMNTSGTYVYVSPDLKTATALGHIRQPDSPHRFQYSQVLSTTKFSSGRHYWEVATSQIGRWRVGIAYNSIERKGDDHLLGNNNKSWCMDMYENVHLMIHNYQVTHVVLSTPNPKLGIYLDYEAGRLSFFELGHQVKHVYTFTTKFTEPVYAAFGVYVAHASLTILTEH; this is translated from the coding sequence ATGGCAGCCGTGGGTGTGAAAGATGAGCTGGAATGCTCCATCTGTCTATGTATCTACAACAATCCAATTACTCTAATATGTGGACATAGCTTTTGCCATGACTGTATTGATATGCTCTGGCAAGACAAGCAGAATGGAGACTATGAATGTCctgaatgtaaaaagaaatttcaTGCAAGACCTAAACTTAACAAGAACATTGCTCTATCGAACATAGTTGCCAGAATCAGCTCCTCTTGCTCTGATGAGGAAAATTCTTTATGTACTATTCACAACAAAATGTTGAAGTACTTCTGCTTCAATGACTCAATTTGTGTTTGTGGCTTATGCATCATAGTAGAACACAAGGGTCATCAGGTGGAACCTCTGCCTGAAGCTTGTGAGAAGATGATAGAAGAAATAAGTGATGTCTTCCAACAACTAACCCTAAAGGAGCAAGAGATTGACAAAAGAGTTATTAATCTAGAATCCTACAAGACAAAAGTGGAAAAACAAGCCAGCAATGTCAGAGAACGTattgattccatgttttataaaatcaAAGAACAACTGGACCATCTGCAGAAGCAATTCAATGATGAAGTGACCAATCAGGTAAGACATCTGACACAGCCAGTGCTGGAACAACTACAAAAGCTGACAATGCTCAAAGATGACGTATCAAAGGGAATTGATGGAATTGAAGGGCTTGAAACTATAACAGAGCCTTTGAATTTCCTGTTGGAATGTTCTACTTGTAAAAAGAACATCAATGATATCCAAGATCCACCATTATTGGGTGACCTGGATGAAATGCAACTAATTTTGAAGCTACAAAATAGGATGCCGGGTTTCATGTCTGGGTTAAAAGctcaaaaattgttttatctCCAACCAATCGCTGACATATCATTGGATATGAACACATCTGGTACTTATGTATATGTCTCACCAGACCTAAAGACTGCTACTGCTCTGGGCCATATACGTCAGCCTGATTCCCCACATCGCTTTCAGTACAGTCAAGTTTTGAGCACCACCAAGTTTTCTTCAGGACGACATTACTGGGAAGTGGCCACCAGCCAAATCGGGAGGTGGAGGGTTGGCATTGCCTACAACAGCATTGAGCGGAAAGGTGATGACCATTTGCTTGGCAACAACAATAAATCGTGGTGTATGGACATGTACGAAAATGTTCATTTAATGATCCATAACTATCAGGTTACCCATGTTGTACTATCCACTCCCAACCCTAAACTGGGAATATACCTGGATTACGAGGCTGGACGTCTGTCCTTCTTTGAACTGGGTCATCAGGTGAAGCACGTGTACACATTCACTACAAAATTCACCGAACCTGTTTATGCTGCTTTTGGCGTTTATGTTGCACATGCCTCACTGACTATTTTAACGGAACACTAA